The Mesorhizobium loti genome includes a region encoding these proteins:
- a CDS encoding ferrochelatase has translation MTLSTPVDPKAAKALGPSPAGHPPIKAGKIGVMLVNLGTPDGTDFKPMWRYLREFLSDPRVIELNKAIWYPILYGLVLTTRPKKSGANYARIWNREKNESPLRTYTRTQGEKLAEALRDLPDVVVDWAMRYGNPSTESVAKKLVEQGCDRILSFPLYPQYSATTTATANDQLFRALMKMRRAPAIRSVPPYYDEPVYVEALARSIERHLATLDFEPEVVITSYHGIPKPYFEKGDPYHCHCQKTTRLLRERLGWSEKKLIITFQSRFGAQEWLQPYTDKTVEKLAQDGVKSIAIVNPGFSVDCIETLDEIGREAAETFHHAGGKNFAHIPCLNDSVEGMAVIEAMVRRELSGWV, from the coding sequence ATGACGCTTTCCACCCCTGTCGATCCCAAGGCCGCGAAGGCGCTCGGCCCGTCGCCGGCGGGACATCCGCCGATCAAGGCGGGCAAGATCGGCGTCATGCTGGTCAATCTCGGCACGCCTGACGGCACCGATTTCAAGCCGATGTGGCGCTATCTCCGCGAATTCCTCTCCGACCCACGCGTCATCGAACTCAACAAGGCGATCTGGTATCCGATCCTCTATGGCCTGGTGCTCACCACGCGGCCGAAGAAGTCGGGTGCCAACTACGCCAGGATCTGGAACCGGGAAAAGAACGAGTCGCCGCTGCGCACCTACACCCGCACCCAAGGCGAAAAGCTGGCCGAAGCACTGCGCGACCTGCCCGATGTCGTCGTCGACTGGGCGATGCGCTATGGCAATCCTTCGACCGAGAGCGTGGCCAAGAAACTGGTCGAACAGGGTTGCGACCGCATTCTTTCGTTCCCGCTCTATCCGCAATATTCGGCGACGACCACGGCAACCGCCAACGACCAGCTGTTTCGCGCCTTGATGAAGATGCGCCGCGCACCGGCGATCCGCAGCGTGCCGCCCTACTATGACGAACCGGTCTACGTCGAAGCGCTGGCGCGCTCCATCGAACGACATCTGGCGACACTGGATTTCGAGCCGGAGGTGGTCATCACCTCCTATCACGGCATTCCAAAGCCCTATTTCGAGAAGGGCGATCCCTATCATTGCCACTGCCAGAAGACGACGCGGCTGTTGCGCGAACGGCTTGGCTGGAGCGAGAAGAAGCTGATCATCACCTTCCAGTCGCGCTTCGGCGCGCAGGAATGGCTGCAGCCCTACACCGACAAGACGGTCGAGAAACTCGCGCAGGATGGCGTGAAATCGATCGCCATCGTCAATCCCGGTTTTTCCGTCGACTGCATCGAGACGCTGGACGAGATCGGCCGCGAGGCGGCCGAGACCTTCCACCATGCCGGCGGCAAGAACTTCGCCCATATCCCTTGCCTCAACGACAGCGTCGAGGGCATGGCGGTGATCGAGGCGATGGTACGGCGCGAACTGTCCGGCTGGGTCTGA
- a CDS encoding LysM peptidoglycan-binding domain-containing protein — MKKLAAIAALSASALGLSAGASFADYTLNILHINDWHSRIEGNNKYESTCSAEEETKGECIGGAGRLITAIAQERKKLEGQNVLLLSAGDNFQGSLFYTTYKGKVEGEFLNEMKFDAMALGNHEFDDGEVALAPFLDMIKFPVLGANVKANAQSKLGDRVKPSIVVEVGGQKIGIIGAVTNDTPELASPGPNVTIEDDVKSITAEVEKLKGEGVNKIIAVTHIGYKRERDVIAKIPGIDVVVGGHSHSLLSNTDPKAEGPYPTMVDNPDGYKVPVVQAASYSKYLGEFKVVFDDNGVVKSAGGDPIYLDKSITPDPAVLARIKELGAPIEALKNKEVAETTDVIDGSRESCRTRECAMGNLVSDAILDRVKGQGVEIVISNGGGLRASIDKGTVTMGEVLTVLPFQNTLATFQISGKDLVAGLENGLSQIEDGAGRFPQVAGLKYSFDKSGAPNAGRVKSVEVMEGGAWTPINPDKDYLVATNNYVRQGGDGYKIFADKAKNAYDYGPGLEQVVADYLGAHRPYTPKLDGRITEIAATVAAAPAAEPAKPAETAPATPAPAPAEPAKPAEAAPAPAPAAPAAEPAKPAETAPAEASHVIVAGDTYWDLAKKAYGDATKWKLIYEANKGQRPHQLKLGATLTIPAK; from the coding sequence ATGAAGAAGCTTGCTGCCATTGCCGCCCTGTCCGCCTCAGCACTCGGCCTGTCGGCCGGCGCATCCTTTGCCGACTACACGCTGAACATCCTGCATATCAACGACTGGCACAGCCGCATCGAAGGCAACAACAAATATGAATCGACTTGCTCGGCCGAGGAGGAGACCAAGGGCGAGTGCATCGGCGGCGCGGGCCGGCTGATCACCGCGATCGCCCAGGAACGCAAGAAGCTGGAAGGCCAGAACGTGCTGCTGCTCAGCGCCGGCGACAATTTCCAGGGATCGCTGTTCTACACGACCTACAAGGGCAAGGTCGAAGGCGAATTCCTCAACGAGATGAAGTTCGACGCCATGGCGCTCGGCAACCATGAATTCGATGACGGCGAAGTGGCTTTGGCGCCGTTCCTCGACATGATCAAATTCCCCGTGCTGGGCGCCAATGTGAAGGCCAATGCGCAATCCAAGCTCGGCGACCGCGTCAAGCCGTCGATCGTTGTCGAGGTCGGCGGCCAAAAGATCGGCATCATCGGCGCGGTCACCAACGACACGCCGGAACTCGCCTCCCCCGGCCCCAACGTCACTATCGAGGACGACGTCAAGTCGATCACCGCCGAGGTCGAGAAGCTGAAGGGCGAAGGCGTCAACAAGATCATCGCCGTGACCCATATCGGCTACAAGCGCGAGCGCGATGTCATTGCCAAGATCCCGGGCATCGACGTCGTCGTCGGCGGCCACAGCCATTCGCTGCTGTCGAACACCGATCCCAAGGCGGAAGGCCCCTACCCGACGATGGTCGACAACCCGGACGGCTACAAGGTGCCGGTCGTGCAGGCGGCGTCCTATTCGAAATATCTCGGCGAGTTCAAGGTGGTGTTCGACGACAATGGCGTCGTCAAATCGGCCGGCGGCGACCCGATCTATCTCGACAAATCGATCACCCCCGACCCGGCCGTGCTCGCCCGCATCAAGGAGCTTGGCGCGCCGATCGAGGCGCTGAAAAACAAGGAAGTGGCGGAAACCACCGACGTGATCGACGGCAGCCGCGAGAGCTGCCGCACCCGCGAATGCGCGATGGGCAACCTCGTCTCCGACGCCATCCTCGACCGCGTCAAGGGACAGGGCGTCGAGATCGTCATCTCCAATGGCGGCGGCCTGCGCGCCTCGATCGACAAGGGCACCGTCACCATGGGCGAGGTGCTGACCGTGCTGCCGTTCCAGAACACGCTGGCAACCTTCCAGATTTCGGGCAAGGATTTGGTGGCCGGCCTCGAGAACGGCCTCAGCCAGATAGAGGACGGCGCCGGACGCTTCCCGCAGGTCGCCGGCCTGAAATATTCCTTCGACAAATCCGGCGCGCCCAATGCCGGCCGCGTCAAGTCGGTGGAGGTCATGGAAGGCGGCGCCTGGACGCCGATCAACCCGGACAAGGACTATCTGGTCGCCACCAACAATTATGTCCGCCAGGGCGGCGACGGCTACAAGATCTTCGCCGACAAGGCCAAGAACGCCTACGACTACGGTCCAGGTCTCGAACAGGTGGTTGCCGACTATCTCGGCGCCCACCGGCCCTACACGCCGAAGCTCGACGGCCGCATCACTGAAATCGCCGCGACTGTCGCAGCGGCTCCTGCCGCCGAGCCGGCCAAACCGGCCGAGACAGCGCCGGCAACCCCGGCGCCCGCCCCGGCTGAACCCGCAAAACCAGCCGAAGCAGCACCAGCTCCTGCACCGGCGGCTCCCGCCGCCGAGCCGGCAAAGCCCGCCGAGACCGCACCGGCCGAAGCCAGCCATGTCATCGTTGCCGGCGACACCTATTGGGATCTGGCAAAGAAAGCTTATGGCGACGCGACGAAGTGGAAACTGATCTATGAGGCCAACAAGGGCCAAAGGCCCCACCAGCTTAAGCTGGGCGCCACGCTGACCATCCCGGCGAAGTAA
- a CDS encoding homospermidine synthase: MANENWPVYGEITGPVVMIGFGSIGRGTLPLIERHFKFDTSRMTVIDPRDTDRKLLDERGIAFVQEAVTEKNYKKLLTPLLTNGGGQGFCINLSVDTGSVDLMRLCRKLGVLYIDTVVEPWLGFYFDAKADNASRTNYALRESLLKEKHDKPGGATAVSTCGANPGMVSWFVKQALVNLATDLGLEFSEPAQDDREGWAKLMKKAGVKGIHIAERDTQRAKKPKPMDVFWNTWSVEGFISEGLQPAELGWGTHETWMPKNAKKHKHGSKAAIYLEQPGANTRVRSWCPTPGAQYGFLVTHNEAISIADFFTVRSKKGKVHYRPTCHYAYHPCNDAVLSLDEMFGAAGKPQPVHHVLDENELVDGVDELGVLLYGHDKNAYWYGSQLSLAEARKLAPYQNATGMQVTSAVLSGMVWALENPEAGIVEADEMDYKRCLEVQSQYLGPVKGYYTDWTPLDNRPGLFPEDLDRNDPWQFRNILVR, encoded by the coding sequence ATGGCGAATGAAAACTGGCCCGTTTACGGTGAAATCACCGGCCCTGTCGTGATGATCGGCTTCGGCTCGATCGGCCGGGGAACGCTGCCGCTGATCGAACGCCATTTCAAGTTCGACACGTCGCGCATGACGGTCATCGACCCGCGCGACACCGACCGCAAGCTGCTCGACGAGCGCGGCATCGCCTTCGTCCAGGAAGCGGTGACCGAGAAGAACTACAAGAAGCTCTTGACGCCGCTCCTGACCAATGGCGGCGGCCAGGGCTTTTGCATCAACCTGTCGGTCGATACCGGCTCGGTGGACCTGATGCGGCTCTGCCGCAAGCTCGGCGTGCTCTACATCGACACCGTCGTCGAGCCATGGCTCGGCTTCTATTTCGACGCCAAGGCAGACAACGCCAGCCGCACCAACTACGCGCTGCGCGAGTCGCTGCTCAAGGAAAAGCACGACAAGCCCGGCGGTGCGACGGCGGTCTCCACCTGCGGCGCCAACCCCGGCATGGTCTCGTGGTTCGTCAAGCAGGCGCTGGTCAACCTCGCAACCGATCTTGGCCTCGAATTTTCAGAGCCGGCGCAGGACGACCGCGAGGGCTGGGCCAAGCTGATGAAAAAGGCCGGCGTCAAGGGCATCCACATCGCCGAGCGCGACACCCAGCGCGCCAAGAAGCCGAAGCCGATGGACGTGTTCTGGAACACCTGGTCGGTCGAGGGCTTCATCTCCGAGGGCCTGCAGCCCGCCGAGCTGGGCTGGGGCACGCATGAAACGTGGATGCCGAAGAACGCCAAGAAGCACAAGCATGGCTCGAAGGCCGCCATCTATCTGGAGCAGCCCGGCGCCAACACGCGCGTGCGCTCATGGTGCCCGACGCCCGGCGCGCAGTACGGTTTCCTGGTGACACACAACGAGGCGATCTCGATCGCCGATTTCTTCACCGTGCGCTCCAAGAAGGGCAAGGTCCACTACCGCCCGACCTGCCACTATGCCTACCACCCCTGCAATGACGCGGTGCTGTCGCTGGACGAGATGTTCGGCGCCGCCGGCAAGCCCCAGCCGGTGCACCACGTGCTCGACGAGAACGAGCTGGTCGACGGCGTCGACGAACTCGGCGTGCTGCTCTACGGCCATGACAAGAACGCCTACTGGTACGGCTCGCAGCTGTCGCTTGCCGAGGCGCGCAAACTGGCGCCCTACCAGAACGCCACCGGCATGCAGGTCACCTCGGCGGTGCTCTCAGGCATGGTCTGGGCGCTGGAGAATCCCGAGGCCGGCATCGTCGAGGCCGACGAGATGGACTACAAGCGCTGCCTGGAAGTGCAGTCCCAGTATCTCGGACCGGTCAAGGGCTACTACACTGACTGGACGCCGCTCGATAACCGCCCCGGCCTGTTCCCGGAAGACCTCGACCGCAACGACCCGTGGCAGTTCCGCAACATCCTCGTGCGATAG
- a CDS encoding YciI family protein: MFVVSLNYKVPLTEIDQLQAAHVEWLKGCYAEGIFVVSGPKKPRTGGIIIARCPRDVLDARLAADPFAKAGAADYDVTEFVARMTAAELDDFKEA; encoded by the coding sequence ATGTTCGTCGTTTCGCTGAACTACAAGGTGCCGCTGACCGAGATCGACCAACTCCAGGCGGCGCATGTCGAGTGGCTGAAGGGCTGCTATGCGGAAGGCATCTTCGTCGTCTCCGGGCCGAAGAAACCGCGAACCGGCGGCATCATCATCGCGCGATGCCCGCGCGACGTGCTCGACGCCAGGCTGGCCGCCGACCCTTTCGCCAAGGCAGGCGCGGCCGACTATGATGTCACCGAATTCGTGGCGAGGATGACCGCCGCCGAACTCGACGATTTCAAGGAAGCATGA
- a CDS encoding aminodeoxychorismate synthase component I: MSLPAAIFRNDESARQLVFNQPAEIIVAHEAKDFLPALEAAQAAHDAGKWLAGYFSYEAGYLLEPKLVPLLPDGRRAPLVCLGVFDAPVDEAVPPRTTAATNGPIFDAHATWSPKDYEKRFLRLHQHIRQGDCYQGNLTFPVHAQWSGDPLAAFDALTERQPVKYGALVALGEPIVLSRSPELFFEIDAEGMIETHPMKGTAPRGATKVEDERQKIFLRNDEKNQAENRMIVDLLRNDISLISEVGTLDVPALFRIETYPTVHQMVSDVRAKLLPGLSIRQVFAALFPCGSITGAPKIRAMEILRDLEGTPRDAYCGAIGWIAPGGTMRFSVAIRTISLFSGGEAVYNVGGGVVFDSTAQEEYQECLLKARFATGTPPISS; encoded by the coding sequence ATGTCCCTGCCCGCCGCCATTTTCCGCAACGACGAAAGCGCGCGCCAGCTCGTTTTCAACCAGCCGGCCGAAATCATCGTAGCGCATGAGGCAAAGGATTTCCTGCCGGCGCTGGAGGCCGCGCAAGCCGCGCATGATGCCGGCAAATGGCTGGCTGGTTATTTCTCCTATGAGGCGGGTTATCTGCTCGAACCGAAGCTCGTCCCCTTGCTGCCCGACGGGCGCCGCGCTCCACTCGTCTGCCTTGGGGTATTCGATGCGCCGGTCGACGAGGCGGTGCCGCCCCGCACCACAGCGGCGACCAATGGTCCGATCTTCGACGCCCACGCGACCTGGTCGCCAAAGGACTATGAGAAGCGGTTCTTGCGACTGCACCAGCACATCAGGCAGGGCGATTGCTACCAGGGCAATTTGACCTTTCCGGTGCATGCGCAATGGTCCGGCGACCCGCTGGCCGCCTTCGATGCGCTGACCGAACGCCAGCCGGTAAAATATGGCGCACTGGTCGCGCTCGGCGAACCCATCGTGCTCTCGCGCTCGCCCGAACTGTTCTTCGAGATCGACGCCGAGGGCATGATCGAGACGCATCCGATGAAGGGTACCGCACCGCGCGGCGCCACCAAGGTCGAGGACGAACGGCAGAAGATCTTCCTGCGCAACGACGAGAAGAACCAGGCCGAAAACCGCATGATCGTCGATCTCCTGCGCAACGATATCTCGCTGATCAGCGAGGTCGGCACGCTGGACGTGCCGGCGCTGTTCCGCATCGAAACCTATCCGACGGTCCACCAGATGGTGAGCGACGTCAGGGCAAAACTGCTGCCGGGACTTTCGATCCGCCAGGTCTTCGCGGCGCTGTTTCCGTGCGGCTCGATCACCGGCGCGCCAAAGATCCGCGCCATGGAAATCCTGCGCGATCTGGAAGGCACGCCGCGCGACGCCTATTGCGGAGCCATCGGCTGGATCGCACCCGGCGGCACGATGCGCTTTTCCGTGGCGATCCGCACCATCTCGCTCTTTTCCGGAGGCGAGGCCGTCTACAATGTCGGCGGCGGCGTGGTCTTCGATTCGACAGCGCAGGAGGAGTATCAGGAGTGTCTGCTGAAAGCGCGCTTCGCGACGGGAACACCGCCGATTTCCAGCTGA
- a CDS encoding proton-conducting membrane transporter gives MGTFFYMLLAFLVGVLVGWFLWGRLRGELDSLRGDLDRTRSERDRLRGDSDRLTGELDACGKTRADLERRLREAQAAPAAGSSAAKPAGPASAALMSTPATAKSAAAKPAPAKPAAAKAAPAKPAAKPAAAKASAPAKSATSKPAVAKKAAPAAAKPASGKPDNLRRLIGIGPVNEKLLKAQGVTSFAQIAGWTAADIKRIEDVMNFDGRIARERWIEQAKLLAAGNEKEFAKQFPTAGTASNT, from the coding sequence ATGGGCACTTTTTTCTACATGCTCCTGGCGTTCCTGGTAGGCGTGTTGGTGGGCTGGTTCCTCTGGGGACGCCTGCGCGGTGAGCTCGACAGCTTGCGCGGCGATCTCGACCGTACGCGCAGCGAGCGCGACAGGTTGCGCGGCGACAGCGACCGGCTGACCGGCGAACTCGATGCATGCGGCAAGACCCGCGCCGACCTCGAGCGCCGGTTGCGCGAGGCGCAGGCCGCACCTGCTGCCGGGAGCAGCGCGGCAAAGCCGGCAGGCCCGGCGTCTGCAGCCCTGATGTCGACTCCCGCGACGGCCAAATCTGCCGCCGCAAAACCCGCGCCGGCCAAACCGGCCGCTGCGAAGGCAGCCCCTGCCAAGCCGGCGGCGAAACCCGCCGCCGCCAAAGCCTCGGCTCCAGCCAAATCCGCGACGAGCAAGCCTGCAGTAGCCAAGAAAGCCGCACCGGCAGCGGCCAAGCCAGCATCCGGCAAGCCCGACAATCTGCGCCGGCTGATCGGCATTGGCCCGGTCAACGAGAAGCTGCTCAAGGCGCAAGGCGTCACCAGCTTCGCCCAGATCGCCGGCTGGACAGCCGCCGATATCAAGCGGATCGAGGACGTGATGAATTTCGACGGCCGCATCGCGCGCGAACGCTGGATCGAGCAGGCCAAGCTGCTCGCCGCCGGCAACGAGAAGGAATTCGCCAAGCAGTTTCCAACAGCGGGAACCGCCAGCAATACCTGA
- a CDS encoding M3 family oligoendopeptidase: MVSARQLAAPASGQGAAELGDLPEWNLTDLYAGMDAPELKRDIAKAATDAISFESRWKGTLAAEAARGNAGRLGEALVAYEALEELIGRIVSYAGLVYAGNTADPQRAKLYGDIQEKMTDASAHLLFFALELNLIDDAAIEGALAGDPAFGHYRPWVLDLRKDKPYQLEDRVEQLFHEKSITGRGAWNRLFDETMTDLRFDIDGEELTLEPALNRLQDADSEVRRRASEALATTFRKNLRTFTLITNTLAKDKEISDRWRGFEDIADSRHLANRVERSVVDALASAVRDAYPRLSHRYYAMKARWLGMDVMNHWDRNAPLPDTPQAIIGWDEARNTVLSAYQRFSPDMAEIARTFFDRNWIDAPVRPGKSPGAFAHPTVPSAHPYVLLNYMGKPRDVMTLAHELGHGVHQVLASGQGALMASTPLTLAETASVFGEMLTFRSLLDQTTDKRERKAMLAQKVEDMINTVVRQIAFYEFERKVHAERKNGELTSDRLGQFWLEVQAESLGPAIKLREGYEVFWTYIPHFIHSPFYVYAYAFGDCLVNSLYAVYQNAERGFQDKYFEMLRAGGTKHHSELLAPFGLDATDPAFWQIGLGVISGLIDELEALDA, translated from the coding sequence ATGGTTTCTGCTCGGCAGCTTGCGGCGCCAGCGTCCGGTCAGGGCGCGGCCGAGCTTGGCGACCTGCCGGAATGGAACCTTACCGATCTCTATGCCGGCATGGATGCGCCGGAACTGAAGCGCGACATTGCCAAGGCCGCCACTGACGCGATCAGCTTCGAAAGCCGCTGGAAAGGCACGCTGGCCGCCGAGGCCGCGCGCGGCAACGCCGGACGGCTGGGCGAGGCGCTTGTCGCCTACGAGGCGCTGGAGGAACTGATCGGCCGGATCGTGTCCTATGCGGGACTGGTCTATGCCGGCAACACCGCCGATCCGCAGCGTGCCAAGCTCTATGGCGACATCCAGGAGAAGATGACGGACGCCAGCGCGCACCTTCTGTTCTTCGCGCTCGAACTCAACCTGATCGACGATGCCGCCATCGAAGGCGCGCTCGCCGGCGATCCCGCGTTCGGCCACTACCGGCCGTGGGTGCTGGATCTGCGCAAGGACAAGCCTTATCAGCTCGAGGACCGTGTCGAGCAGCTCTTCCACGAAAAATCGATCACCGGGCGCGGCGCCTGGAACCGCCTGTTCGACGAGACGATGACCGACCTGCGCTTCGACATCGATGGCGAGGAACTGACGCTGGAGCCGGCGCTGAACCGCTTGCAAGACGCCGATAGCGAGGTGCGCCGCCGGGCGTCCGAGGCGCTGGCCACGACCTTCCGCAAAAATCTGCGCACCTTCACGCTGATCACCAACACGCTGGCCAAGGACAAGGAGATATCCGACCGTTGGCGCGGCTTCGAGGACATCGCCGATTCACGCCATCTCGCCAACCGCGTCGAGCGCAGTGTGGTGGATGCCCTGGCCTCCGCCGTGCGCGATGCCTATCCACGCCTGTCGCATCGCTACTACGCGATGAAGGCACGCTGGCTGGGTATGGACGTGATGAACCACTGGGACCGCAACGCGCCTTTGCCGGATACGCCCCAGGCGATCATCGGCTGGGACGAGGCAAGGAACACCGTGCTGTCCGCCTATCAGCGCTTTTCGCCCGACATGGCGGAGATCGCGCGAACATTCTTCGACCGCAACTGGATCGACGCGCCGGTGCGTCCTGGCAAGTCACCCGGCGCCTTCGCGCATCCGACCGTGCCGTCGGCGCATCCCTATGTCCTGCTCAACTACATGGGCAAGCCGCGCGATGTGATGACGCTGGCGCATGAGCTTGGCCATGGCGTGCATCAGGTGCTGGCCAGCGGCCAGGGTGCGCTGATGGCCTCGACGCCGCTGACGCTGGCCGAGACGGCCTCCGTCTTCGGCGAGATGCTGACCTTCCGCTCGCTGCTCGACCAGACCACCGACAAGCGCGAGCGCAAGGCCATGCTCGCCCAGAAGGTCGAAGACATGATCAACACGGTCGTGCGCCAGATCGCCTTCTATGAATTCGAGCGCAAGGTGCATGCCGAGCGCAAGAACGGCGAACTGACCTCCGACAGGCTCGGCCAGTTCTGGCTCGAAGTGCAGGCCGAAAGCCTGGGTCCCGCGATCAAGCTGCGCGAAGGCTACGAGGTGTTCTGGACCTACATTCCGCACTTCATCCATTCACCCTTCTACGTCTACGCCTATGCTTTCGGCGACTGCCTGGTGAACTCGCTCTACGCGGTCTACCAGAACGCCGAGCGCGGCTTCCAGGACAAGTATTTCGAAATGCTGCGCGCCGGCGGCACCAAGCATCATTCCGAGCTTCTGGCGCCCTTCGGCCTTGACGCCACCGATCCCGCCTTCTGGCAGATCGGGCTTGGCGTCATCAGCGGCCTGATCGATGAGCTGGAAGCGCTCGACGCTTGA
- a CDS encoding sigma-54-dependent Fis family transcriptional regulator, whose translation MTGSILIVDDDPVQRRLLEAAVTRFGYTAIVVDGGAAALDILDGPSAREVSVVILDLVMPGLDGIGVLKAMRERDINVPAIVQTSQGGIETVVSAMRHGAFDFVVKPASPDRLQASIGNALKVEAVEGEVKRTSRRRGGLLTFKDMITHSPAMDKVIRLGQKAAASNIPILIEGESGVGKELVARAIQGSGDRRSKPFVTVNCGAIPDNLVESILFGHEKGSFTGATDKHTGKFVEAHSGTLFLDEIGDLPLDVQVKLLRAVQDGEVDPVGGRSTVRVDIRLISATHRNLLQQVKDGKFREDLFYRLNVYPIFVPPLRDRRDDIPYLVTHFMDKVAPVDPRHRLQGISAAALAVLEAYDWPGNIRQLENAVFRASVLCEGDVLTTEDFPQIRAQVEGTVNLDAHGDAPSPSLPLEERGEEALPGEGGPATALDPPARLQPRFGTLRALDERGNVRALADVELEMIKLAIDHYNGQMSEVARRLGIGRSTLYRKLKEYGIDPETGRVDRLAS comes from the coding sequence ATGACAGGTTCCATACTCATAGTCGATGACGATCCCGTGCAGCGCCGGCTGCTCGAAGCGGCGGTGACGCGGTTCGGCTACACGGCCATCGTCGTCGATGGCGGTGCGGCTGCTCTCGACATCCTCGACGGGCCCAGCGCCCGCGAGGTTTCGGTGGTCATCCTCGATCTGGTCATGCCCGGTCTCGACGGCATCGGCGTGCTGAAGGCGATGCGCGAGCGCGACATAAATGTCCCGGCCATCGTGCAGACTTCGCAGGGCGGCATCGAGACCGTGGTTTCGGCGATGCGCCACGGCGCCTTCGATTTCGTCGTCAAGCCGGCGTCTCCCGACAGGCTGCAAGCGTCGATCGGCAATGCGCTCAAGGTCGAGGCCGTAGAGGGCGAGGTCAAACGCACGTCGCGCCGACGGGGCGGCCTTCTGACCTTCAAGGACATGATCACGCACAGCCCAGCCATGGACAAGGTGATCCGCCTTGGCCAGAAGGCGGCGGCATCCAACATCCCGATCCTGATCGAGGGCGAGTCCGGCGTCGGCAAGGAGCTGGTGGCGCGCGCCATCCAGGGCAGCGGCGACCGCCGCTCGAAACCCTTCGTCACCGTCAATTGCGGCGCCATTCCCGACAATCTGGTCGAATCGATCCTGTTCGGCCACGAGAAGGGTTCGTTCACCGGCGCCACCGACAAGCACACCGGAAAGTTCGTCGAAGCGCATTCGGGCACGCTGTTTCTCGACGAGATCGGCGACTTGCCGCTCGACGTGCAGGTCAAGCTGTTGCGCGCCGTGCAGGACGGCGAAGTCGATCCGGTCGGCGGACGCTCCACCGTCAGGGTCGACATCAGGCTGATTTCGGCGACGCACCGCAACCTTCTGCAGCAGGTCAAGGACGGCAAGTTCCGCGAGGACCTGTTCTACCGGCTGAACGTCTACCCGATCTTCGTGCCGCCGCTGCGCGACCGCCGCGACGACATCCCCTATCTGGTCACGCATTTCATGGACAAGGTGGCGCCGGTCGATCCGCGTCATCGCCTGCAGGGCATTTCGGCCGCAGCGCTTGCCGTGCTGGAGGCCTATGACTGGCCCGGAAACATCCGGCAGCTCGAAAATGCCGTCTTCCGGGCCTCGGTGCTTTGCGAAGGCGATGTGCTGACCACGGAGGACTTTCCGCAGATCCGGGCGCAGGTGGAAGGCACCGTCAATCTCGATGCGCACGGTGATGCGCCGTCGCCGTCCCTGCCTCTGGAGGAGCGCGGCGAGGAAGCCTTGCCCGGCGAGGGTGGCCCGGCGACCGCGCTCGATCCGCCGGCTAGGCTGCAGCCTCGCTTCGGTACGTTGCGGGCGCTCGACGAACGCGGCAATGTGCGCGCGCTGGCCGATGTCGAACTCGAAATGATCAAGCTCGCCATCGATCACTACAACGGCCAGATGAGCGAAGTCGCCCGCCGACTCGGCATCGGTCGCTCGACGCTTTATCGCAAGCTCAAGGAATACGGCATCGACCCGGAAACCGGGCGCGTCGACCGGCTCGCTTCCTAA